The Fibrobacter sp. UWH6 genomic interval AACTGCAAGAAGTACGGCCGTTTCTACAGCCATACCGAAGCCAAGATGGCTTGCCCCGCCGGCTGGCACCTGCCCAACGACGGCGAATGGCGTGATTACCAGAAGGATCAGTCCAAGCTGGACTGGAACAACCTGGGCAAGGGCGGCTGCAAGAACTGGGACGGCTACTGCGAAAGTTCCTCCACCGGTCACTACTGGTCTGAATCCTCTGTGCAGAAGAACACCGGTCGTTCCTGGGAATTCCGCAGTGTAGCACACAGCATCAACCGCACCGACGAAAGCGCCAGCAAGGGCTTGTACGTCCGCTGTGTCGCCGACCTTCGCTAATATTTTCGACGTTCTTCAAAAACGATCAAAAGAACTTCCAATTTCCAAATCAAAACCAAGAAACACCGTCGAGCAATCGGCGGTGTTTTTTATTTCGGTTAGATGTTCTGATTACTTTTTCAAACCATCCAAAATCACGTTGACCGCAGCGCGGGCAATGGCATCGGTAGAAACGGATTCATCATCCGCAGCCTGCTTAGTCAGAATTCCCGTTTCCTTCTTGAATTCCAGAACCAGTCTTTCGATGCAGTAGGTGCTGTAATCCACCGACATGGAATATTTAGAGAAATCAAACTTTTCGTCTTCGTACTTTTCCTTAGAGAAGTCGTCGTAGGCGGCAGAGCAATCCGATTCATTATTGGCATAACGGATCGTAAAGGAAATGGGACAGTCGTCAGACTTGCTGTACTTCAGGGAAATCTGGCCAGAGGATTCCTTCAGATAATCCACCTTGATAATCACGTCACCATCAAACAGACTCAATTCATTGCAGGTCGGAGCCTTTACATCGTCACTAATCTGACGTTCCTTCGCGTTGCCATCCTTAGTGAATTTCTGGTAGAATTTAGTCAGGGCGTTATCAGCTTCGGCCATGGCTTCGTTATTTTCAAACAGGACCTTGTAATAGTTCTTCATGAAGCAACTGCCATTAAACTGGTAGACTTCCTTGAACTGCTTGCCATCGATACGGGTGGCATAACGGAATTTTTCGTTGGCAAGGCTACCTTCATAAAACAGGCCCTTGGGGAAATCCCTCCCTTCAAACCTATACTCGTACCAGCCTTTATCCCCATAATCACGAAGGCGGAGCGTTGTATTTTTCAGGCTAGCTTCAAGGGTATCCCTCTTATCGGCTTCTTGATTCCAGACCAGATAGCCAAGGGAGCTTTCCTTACATTCCGGCTTTTTCAGGATAAACAGGGAATCCTTGGATTTATAATCATAGTTGACTTTCGAAAGGATCACTTCGAAAGATTCGTCCATGGAAAAAGATCCTGTGCTGCTGCTATCGTCGCCACAGGCAACCAGAAATAGACCGACGAGGCCCAGGGTCCCAATCATCGGGACTAAATTAAACTTTTTGAAATTCTTCATATAAATCCTTCTTAATTTATATTCAATACTTGAAACTTATCGGATAAACGGGACATTCGTCTTTTGCGACGGGTCCTGCAACTGGAAATGGGTATGGGTACAGCAGCCACCATGAGCGTGGTCGTGGGAACCCAGCACACGGTGAGGAATTCCGTGAGCAATCAAGTCTACTTCGCATCCGTAGGTATCGGAAATCATCTGCTGAGTCAGGCCGGAACCTTCGTGATAATGGACGTTTCGGTTGACGCAGACAATGCTCTTCACCTTGTGAGACAGGGCCATCAAATCGTGGGTCACCACAACGATGGTCATCTTCTGGCTGAATTCGGCCAGCATGTTGTAAAGGTTTTCCTGGCCTGCGGCATCGATGTTATTGCTGGGTTCGTCAAGAAAGAGAATGCGGGGATTGCAAACCAGGGAACGGGCAATCAGCACACGCTGGCGTTCACCGCCACTCAGCTCTCCAAGACGTCGATCGAGGAATCCATCCAGATGAACCTTGGACAGGGCGGCCACGACTTCTTCTGAATTCGCCTTCAGTCCGATTTTTCCAAGGGCGACACACTCCCCCACGGTAATGGGGAATTCTACGTTGCGGTTGGTGTTCTGCGGGACATAGCCCACAGATAGCTTTTTCGTCGGGACCTTCTCGCCAAAAAGTTTGACTTCACCTTTTGACGGTTTTAAAAGACCCACAATCAACTTCATCAAGGTGGACTTTCCGCCCCCGTTAGGACCAATAATGGCAACGAAATCATTTTCCTCGATTTCCAGGTTCACATCTGTGAGAACCGGAGTCTTGCCGTAAGCGAAAGAAAGATTCTTGATTTCAATGGCGTTCATGGAATTCCCTGGGAGAGTTATTTTGCGGACTTTTCACGGATAGCATTCAGCAGGGCCCTGATGTTCTTTTCGTAGTCAAAGGCAAGAGGGTCTGTTTCCAGAATGGTAGCATCCAGTTCCTTGGCAATAGTCGTTGCGGCCCGCTTACTGAACTGGGGCTGGACGAATACGATGTGGACGTTGTTTTGTTTGCCGGTCTTAACAAGGTTTGCCAGATCCCTGGGTTTCGGTTCCTTGCCGTTCACCTCTACGGTAAGCTGTTTCATGCCGTAATCACGGGCGAAGTAACCATAAGCCGGATGGAACACGATAAAGGTTCGACCATCGGCAGGGAGTCCGTTAATGGATTGGCGAAGTTCCTGGTCTAACGTTTTCAGGCGGGCGACCAAATCGTTTGTACGCTTGCGGTAAAGGTCCTTATTGGAAGCGTCCAGATTCATTAGCGACTCGCAGAGGTTTTCTGCGATTTGCATCATCTGGACAGGAGATGTCCACAGATGAGGATCCAGTTCTTCCCCGCCGTCATCATGATGTTCGTCGTGATGGTCTTCAGCACCTTCGTGATGGTGATGTTCATCCTCTTCCATCCAGGCGATTCCCTTGGAAAGGGAAACGACATTTACGTTTTT includes:
- a CDS encoding metal ABC transporter ATP-binding protein codes for the protein MNAIEIKNLSFAYGKTPVLTDVNLEIEENDFVAIIGPNGGGKSTLMKLIVGLLKPSKGEVKLFGEKVPTKKLSVGYVPQNTNRNVEFPITVGECVALGKIGLKANSEEVVAALSKVHLDGFLDRRLGELSGGERQRVLIARSLVCNPRILFLDEPSNNIDAAGQENLYNMLAEFSQKMTIVVVTHDLMALSHKVKSIVCVNRNVHYHEGSGLTQQMISDTYGCEVDLIAHGIPHRVLGSHDHAHGGCCTHTHFQLQDPSQKTNVPFIR
- a CDS encoding metal ABC transporter solute-binding protein, Zn/Mn family; amino-acid sequence: MRRILLAILLAIPAFAAKLTVAVSLQPYSSVVHEIGGDQVNVVTMVPAGADPHTFEPKPAALKDFAKATVYFSDGSGMDAAWLPRFKGVNKNVNVVSLSKGIAWMEEDEHHHHEGAEDHHDEHHDDGGEELDPHLWTSPVQMMQIAENLCESLMNLDASNKDLYRKRTNDLVARLKTLDQELRQSINGLPADGRTFIVFHPAYGYFARDYGMKQLTVEVNGKEPKPRDLANLVKTGKQNNVHIVFVQPQFSKRAATTIAKELDATILETDPLAFDYEKNIRALLNAIREKSAK